One part of the Treponema sp. OMZ 787 genome encodes these proteins:
- a CDS encoding ABC transporter ATP-binding protein: protein MHRRKVFYKKICFYDLWIFILLGLQNLLIYFEPIMVKQFIDKLFNLPNIKLSDYLFLIIFFCCDFIFCILSISVLTRLLEKIYYFISDTVFYKYQTEKPAKSISYSSGEIITLLNNDINSFFAYITQFYPKLIVEILFLTFALRYIKIESLNIFLLCIIASFTNIIIALVISKKNSVLSKISREKLKEKQDFIVYIHERYSYIYANKHNEYMQKEFGVLNKGFYSISAQAARAEQFGKNILRLITILTQVIAAFFFVIENKSAAPSIGGFLAIQLMIGNIFAPVSNILNSIILISSKRASIQRIFLFLNGYKENTAENGILFSKSEYELYFNKPAFYLIEGANGIGKSSLLKNFAGILNIKINTQEESKTILRKDNTNSSVSYHSPEALIISGTVLENIMLSSNIDKDLIINYKNEKIQDIVKQLGGFKRKFDWASENLSSGEKLLIELLRIEFSNKDIYLIDEISAHLDMKNKKHLIDILFDKVEKGKTVFYISHNESEKQYIKTKNCVSIILTDKIYNVY, encoded by the coding sequence TTTTGAACCTATTATGGTTAAACAATTTATAGATAAATTGTTTAATTTGCCGAATATTAAATTATCTGATTATCTCTTTCTCATAATTTTTTTCTGTTGTGATTTTATCTTTTGTATATTGTCTATTTCGGTTTTAACTCGTTTACTTGAAAAAATATATTATTTTATATCCGATACGGTATTTTATAAATATCAAACGGAAAAACCGGCCAAAAGTATAAGTTATTCATCGGGAGAAATTATTACACTTTTGAATAATGATATAAATTCTTTTTTCGCATATATAACGCAATTTTATCCTAAGTTAATTGTAGAAATTTTATTTTTAACTTTTGCTTTACGCTATATTAAAATAGAATCTTTAAATATATTTTTATTATGTATAATAGCTTCTTTTACAAATATTATAATAGCCTTGGTTATTTCAAAAAAGAATTCGGTACTTAGTAAAATAAGCAGAGAGAAATTAAAAGAAAAACAGGATTTTATTGTTTATATCCATGAGCGATATTCTTATATTTATGCAAATAAACACAATGAATATATGCAAAAAGAATTCGGTGTGCTTAATAAGGGCTTTTATAGTATTTCTGCACAAGCTGCAAGGGCCGAACAATTTGGAAAAAATATTTTAAGACTTATTACCATCCTTACACAAGTAATTGCAGCCTTCTTTTTTGTGATCGAAAACAAATCTGCAGCTCCTTCAATAGGCGGCTTTTTAGCCATTCAATTAATGATAGGAAATATCTTTGCTCCCGTTTCAAATATTTTGAATTCCATTATTCTTATAAGCTCAAAAAGAGCCTCAATACAAAGAATCTTTTTATTTTTAAATGGGTATAAAGAAAATACGGCTGAAAACGGCATTTTATTTTCAAAAAGTGAATATGAACTCTATTTTAATAAGCCTGCATTTTATTTAATTGAAGGGGCTAACGGAATAGGTAAATCAAGTTTGCTTAAAAATTTTGCAGGAATTCTAAATATAAAAATAAATACGCAGGAAGAAAGTAAAACGATTCTCCGTAAGGATAATACAAATTCTTCTGTTTCGTATCATAGTCCTGAAGCCTTAATTATTTCGGGAACGGTTTTGGAAAATATTATGTTATCCTCTAATATTGATAAAGATTTAATAATTAATTATAAAAATGAAAAAATACAGGATATAGTAAAACAATTGGGAGGCTTTAAAAGAAAATTTGACTGGGCTTCAGAAAATTTGAGTTCCGGTGAAAAATTATTAATTGAGCTATTGCGTATTGAATTTTCTAATAAAGATATTTATCTTATTGATGAAATTTCCGCTCACTTGGATATGAAAAATAAAAAACACCTCATAGATATACTTTTTGATAAGGTTGAAAAAGGCAAAACCGTTTTTTATATCTCTCATAATGAAAGTGAAAAACAATATATCAAAACTAAGAATTGTGTTTCGATTATTTTAACGGATAAAATTTATAATGTATACTAA
- a CDS encoding ABC transporter substrate-binding protein yields the protein MKKIIFAVVFLLLATTLVFAAGSSEKESKDFSGRTLNVVATSTYKQLFDAFTAKANVKVEFLSMSSGEVLARTRAEGKSMADVWFGGGIDAFMAAKTEGLLENYISPNSKDIPAQYKDPDGAWIAKGITVVGFIGNKDVLAEKNLPMPKTWAELADPKYKGEVIMSDPAISGTNYAAVKGLLDLFGEENGWAYFEKLNANIPFLGKRGKDPQEKTAQGEFAVGIIPADEKAFKLADDKNLIVVYPEDGIPWVPEGTAIFKGGPNLDIAKAFIDFMLTKEAQEIIARLDGKDSAQIVKPGVKGLSLGLPKDKLIKEDLSTFGKERQRILYKFASLRPKN from the coding sequence ATGAAAAAAATTATTTTTGCTGTAGTATTTTTATTGCTCGCAACTACCCTTGTATTTGCAGCCGGTTCTTCCGAGAAAGAATCAAAAGATTTTTCGGGCAGAACATTGAATGTAGTTGCAACAAGTACATACAAGCAACTCTTTGATGCATTTACTGCAAAGGCAAATGTAAAAGTAGAGTTTCTTTCAATGTCGAGCGGAGAGGTTTTGGCAAGAACAAGAGCCGAGGGAAAATCCATGGCTGATGTCTGGTTCGGAGGCGGTATTGATGCCTTTATGGCAGCAAAGACTGAAGGTCTTTTGGAAAACTATATTTCTCCCAACTCTAAAGATATTCCTGCACAATATAAGGATCCGGACGGAGCTTGGATTGCAAAAGGCATCACAGTTGTAGGTTTTATCGGAAATAAAGATGTCTTAGCCGAAAAAAATCTTCCCATGCCAAAAACTTGGGCTGAGCTCGCAGATCCAAAATACAAGGGAGAGGTTATAATGAGCGACCCTGCAATCTCCGGTACAAATTATGCTGCAGTCAAGGGCCTACTAGATCTTTTCGGTGAAGAAAATGGTTGGGCATATTTTGAAAAATTAAATGCAAATATTCCCTTTTTAGGTAAGAGAGGAAAGGACCCTCAAGAAAAAACCGCTCAAGGAGAATTTGCCGTAGGTATTATTCCTGCTGATGAAAAAGCTTTTAAACTTGCTGACGATAAAAACCTAATCGTAGTATATCCCGAAGACGGAATTCCGTGGGTCCCGGAAGGAACCGCTATCTTTAAGGGCGGCCCCAACCTAGACATAGCAAAGGCCTTTATTGATTTTATGCTTACAAAAGAAGCCCAAGAAATTATCGCAAGACTTGACGGAAAAGATTCCGCCCAAATCGTAAAACCCGGCGTTAAAGGGCTTTCATTAGGCTTACCGAAAGATAAGCTTATAAAGGAAGATTTAAGTACCTTCGGAAAAGAAAGACAAAGAATCTTATACAAGTTTGCTTCGCTAAGACCGAAAAACTAA
- a CDS encoding ABC transporter ATP-binding protein — protein sequence MIYDLFKIENLRKEYSNSFLYKKDKTIVAVDNVSFTIKENEIFGLVGESGCGKSTLGRNILMMDKPTSGSVFYKGEQLNNKNKKQLLPFKRKMQIIYQDSYASFNPKRTIKQIIEEPLIVCTKLSETERKDIIYNLIRKVGLNETYLKKLPHELSGGQKQRVGIARAISINPEFIVCDEPVSALDVSIQGQVLNMLKDLKKEYCLTYLFIGHDLPVIYNMADRVAVMFKGRIVEIGDTKTVFNNMAHPYTRDLFAAIPSIKTKNLVTEILKTNEIPEGSNFCYYYNRCRFRTEICKRSKPELKVLNERHSAVCHNIL from the coding sequence ATGATTTACGATTTATTTAAAATTGAAAATTTGAGAAAGGAATATTCCAATTCTTTTTTATATAAGAAAGATAAAACCATAGTTGCCGTCGATAATGTCAGTTTCACTATAAAAGAAAATGAAATCTTCGGTTTAGTCGGGGAATCCGGCTGCGGAAAATCTACTCTAGGAAGAAATATTCTTATGATGGATAAACCAACAAGCGGTTCCGTTTTTTACAAAGGAGAACAATTAAACAATAAAAATAAAAAACAGCTCTTGCCGTTTAAAAGAAAAATGCAAATTATTTATCAAGATTCATATGCTTCTTTTAACCCCAAAAGAACAATTAAGCAAATTATTGAAGAACCATTGATCGTTTGTACAAAACTATCGGAGACTGAGCGAAAAGATATAATATATAATCTGATTCGCAAAGTCGGTTTAAATGAAACTTATCTAAAAAAATTACCGCATGAATTATCGGGCGGACAAAAACAACGAGTAGGAATTGCAAGAGCTATAAGTATAAACCCGGAATTTATTGTATGCGATGAACCTGTTTCTGCCTTGGATGTTTCAATTCAAGGACAGGTTTTAAATATGCTAAAAGATTTGAAGAAAGAATACTGTTTAACTTATCTGTTTATCGGACATGACTTACCTGTTATTTATAATATGGCAGACAGAGTTGCAGTTATGTTTAAGGGTAGAATTGTAGAGATAGGAGATACAAAGACTGTATTTAACAATATGGCTCATCCTTACACAAGAGACCTTTTTGCAGCAATACCTTCTATCAAAACAAAAAATTTGGTTACAGAAATATTAAAAACAAATGAAATTCCTGAAGGGTCAAACTTCTGTTACTATTACAACCGCTGCCGTTTCCGCACCGAAATTTGCAAAAGGTCTAAACCTGAACTAAAAGTATTGAATGAGAGGCACTCAGCGGTATGTCATAATATATTATAA
- a CDS encoding ABC transporter ATP-binding protein, which produces MKTQSNAILKAENINTSIKINKKNYLALRNISFSLYKNEILAVVGESGSGKTILMKTLIGLLPENGFLESGKIILNDNDITELSQKNTNTIRGKKISMIFQDQETSLNPLRTVGFHLTEILRRYSALNKIKAKEKTINLLSAVGIDNPSVWLNKYPHELSGGMRQRVLIAMALASNSQIIIADEPTTALDVTVQAQILELLKTLKQSNKSMFFITHDLSIAASICDRILVMYGSRIMEEMFVDDLFSGAKHPYTQALLKTIPIIGEKPLERFTTIPGTAPSLETIEDGCPFYSRCSLAKEICKKKFPEIKKVSEGHYYYCHQ; this is translated from the coding sequence ATGAAGACACAAAGTAATGCAATATTAAAAGCCGAAAATATAAACACCTCAATTAAAATAAATAAAAAAAACTATCTTGCTTTGAGGAATATTTCGTTTTCACTTTATAAAAATGAAATTTTAGCTGTTGTAGGAGAATCCGGAAGCGGAAAAACAATTTTAATGAAAACCTTAATAGGACTTCTCCCCGAAAACGGATTTTTGGAATCAGGAAAAATAATTCTCAACGATAATGATATTACGGAATTAAGTCAAAAAAATACAAATACCATAAGGGGGAAAAAAATTTCAATGATTTTTCAAGATCAGGAAACTTCTCTCAATCCTTTAAGAACAGTAGGTTTTCATCTTACAGAAATTTTAAGAAGATATTCCGCATTGAATAAAATTAAAGCTAAAGAAAAAACAATTAATCTCTTGTCTGCTGTAGGAATAGATAATCCTTCTGTATGGCTTAATAAATATCCTCATGAACTTTCAGGCGGAATGAGGCAGAGGGTTTTGATAGCAATGGCATTGGCAAGTAACTCTCAAATTATTATTGCAGATGAGCCGACTACAGCATTGGATGTTACGGTTCAAGCTCAAATACTTGAGTTACTAAAAACTTTAAAGCAAAGTAATAAGTCAATGTTTTTTATTACACATGATTTAAGTATTGCAGCTTCTATTTGTGATCGGATATTAGTTATGTACGGCTCAAGAATTATGGAAGAAATGTTTGTTGATGATCTTTTTTCCGGTGCAAAACATCCTTATACCCAAGCCTTGTTAAAAACAATTCCCATTATAGGAGAAAAACCTTTAGAAAGGTTTACAACAATACCGGGTACAGCGCCTTCCCTCGAAACTATAGAAGACGGGTGTCCGTTTTATAGCCGTTGTTCTTTAGCAAAAGAAATATGCAAGAAAAAATTCCCTGAAATAAAAAAAGTTTCTGAGGGGCATTATTATTATTGTCATCAATAG
- a CDS encoding ABC transporter permease produces MKKLFNFLLNNKKIILPIIYLLSIIILAACANFFSIDPNEINLENTLRFPSKQHIFGTDEMGRDYFMRCVYGARISLSVGFFAMLTSLFIGTVLGLVAGYYGNIIDEILMRFIDFISAIPALILITVVGMFIRKGIVSIVLIIGMFSWMGIARIIRAEVLSLRQRDYVKYAKHIGEKNIAILIKHILPQVMPLIISTATIGIAGSIMAESALSYLGLGVVPPTSSWGSLINNARDSFQKAPYMAVIPGLLIFFTVYSFKEIGAVIKKYFSLDKRDEDTK; encoded by the coding sequence ATGAAAAAATTATTTAATTTTCTTTTAAATAACAAAAAAATAATTTTGCCTATTATTTATTTATTATCGATAATAATACTGGCAGCTTGTGCTAACTTTTTTTCGATTGATCCGAATGAAATCAATCTTGAAAACACACTAAGGTTTCCGTCAAAACAACATATATTCGGAACCGACGAAATGGGCAGAGATTATTTTATGCGTTGTGTCTATGGAGCCCGCATTTCCTTATCGGTAGGTTTTTTTGCAATGCTTACAAGTCTTTTTATAGGTACTGTACTAGGTTTAGTTGCAGGCTATTATGGAAACATCATTGACGAAATTCTGATGCGGTTTATAGATTTTATTTCAGCAATTCCGGCCTTGATTTTAATCACGGTTGTCGGAATGTTTATTAGAAAAGGAATTGTTTCTATCGTGCTTATAATAGGAATGTTTTCTTGGATGGGTATTGCAAGAATTATTAGGGCTGAAGTATTAAGCCTAAGACAAAGAGATTATGTTAAATATGCAAAGCATATAGGAGAAAAAAATATTGCTATTTTAATAAAACATATTTTACCTCAAGTTATGCCCCTAATTATTTCTACAGCCACAATCGGCATAGCAGGAAGCATTATGGCAGAAAGTGCTTTAAGCTATTTAGGATTGGGAGTAGTCCCGCCGACATCAAGCTGGGGTTCATTAATAAATAACGCAAGGGATAGCTTTCAAAAAGCACCCTATATGGCGGTTATACCCGGACTTTTGATTTTTTTTACCGTTTATTCTTTTAAAGAAATTGGAGCAGTAATAAAAAAATACTTTTCATTGGATAAAAGAGATGAAGACACAAAGTAA
- a CDS encoding ABC transporter permease, with the protein MKTYILKRIIKAVPILMLLTIVCFFLIQIAPYDAIDYIATPQMNKETIERLRRINGLDKPLIVQYVIWVKNLIKGDLGYSIITHESIKTSLITRIPNTAVLMIPAYLISNFIAVIIGLFVSAHANSRLRKMVDGLISLSLSIPFFWFCLLLLYIFGYLLDIFPISGMHSIGETGILDFLKHYVLPFICLIFSFLPDLIIYVETSADIEFKKDYITVQRAMGATNLNILFRHVSVNVLMPILTKMGMALPMILTGSLIVETMFSWPGMGSYYVKAIQAMDYPVVMTVLFFSGALVILGNLLSDVSYFILDPRINANTGISS; encoded by the coding sequence ATGAAAACCTATATTCTAAAAAGGATTATAAAAGCAGTTCCTATTTTAATGCTTTTGACCATTGTATGTTTCTTTTTAATTCAAATCGCTCCCTATGATGCTATTGATTATATTGCCACACCTCAAATGAATAAGGAAACGATAGAAAGATTAAGAAGAATCAACGGTTTGGATAAACCTCTTATTGTACAGTATGTAATTTGGGTAAAAAATTTAATAAAAGGAGATCTAGGTTATTCAATTATTACTCATGAAAGCATTAAGACTTCATTAATAACACGAATTCCGAATACGGCAGTTTTAATGATTCCTGCATATCTTATATCAAATTTTATTGCTGTTATTATAGGATTATTTGTTTCCGCACATGCAAATAGCCGTTTACGAAAAATGGTTGACGGATTAATATCTTTGAGTCTTTCAATTCCATTTTTTTGGTTTTGCTTGTTATTACTGTATATCTTCGGGTATCTTTTGGATATTTTCCCTATTTCGGGAATGCACAGCATCGGAGAAACAGGAATTCTTGATTTTTTGAAGCATTATGTTTTACCATTTATATGTCTGATTTTTTCTTTTTTACCCGACCTAATTATTTATGTTGAAACTTCGGCAGATATAGAGTTTAAAAAAGATTATATTACCGTACAAAGAGCAATGGGAGCAACGAATTTAAATATTTTATTCCGTCATGTATCGGTAAATGTCTTAATGCCGATACTTACAAAAATGGGAATGGCCTTACCTATGATTCTTACAGGCTCACTAATAGTTGAAACTATGTTTTCATGGCCGGGCATGGGATCTTATTATGTAAAAGCCATTCAAGCAATGGATTATCCCGTAGTAATGACGGTTTTATTTTTTTCGGGAGCATTAGTAATCTTAGGTAATCTATTATCAGATGTTTCTTACTTTATTTTGGATCCGAGGATAAACGCTAATACGGGGATAAGCAGCTAA